The Streptomyces sp. NBC_01244 genome contains a region encoding:
- a CDS encoding glutamine synthetase family protein, producing the protein MVDRKPPLSPEELHALVASGEIDTVVLAFPDMQGRLQGKRFAAQFFLDEVLRHGTEGCNYLLAVDTDMNTVDGFEMSSWDRGYGDFAMHPDLATLRRIPWNPGSAFVLADLAWNDGTPVVAAPRQILRRQLERLGEHGYTAMVGTELEFMVFLDTYEQAWNSDYRGLTPANQYNTDYSILGTGRVEPLLRRIRNEMQAAGLVVESAKGECNLGQHEIVFRYDEALTTCDQHSVYKTGAKEIAAQEGVSLTFMAKYDEREGNSCHIHLSLNDADGRSAMAAEGPDAHDHSGMSPVMRHFLAGQLAALRDFSLLYAPNINSYKRFRPGSFAPTAVAWGVDNRTCALRVVGHGPSMRFENRLPGGDVNPYLAVAGLVAAGIYGIENRLELPEACAGNAYTADFAHVPTTLREAAELWENSEIAKAAFGPEVVAHYRNMARVELDAYDSAVTDWELRRSFERL; encoded by the coding sequence GTGGTAGACCGCAAGCCGCCGCTTTCGCCCGAGGAGCTCCACGCCCTCGTCGCCAGCGGTGAAATCGACACAGTGGTCCTGGCCTTCCCCGACATGCAGGGTCGCCTCCAGGGCAAGCGGTTCGCCGCACAGTTCTTCCTCGACGAGGTCCTCCGGCACGGCACCGAGGGCTGCAACTACCTCCTCGCCGTCGACACGGACATGAACACCGTCGACGGATTCGAGATGTCCTCCTGGGACCGGGGCTACGGCGACTTCGCCATGCACCCCGACCTCGCCACCCTGCGCCGGATCCCCTGGAACCCGGGCAGCGCCTTCGTCCTCGCCGACCTCGCCTGGAACGACGGCACGCCCGTGGTCGCCGCGCCCCGGCAGATCCTGCGACGCCAGCTCGAGCGCCTCGGCGAACACGGGTACACCGCGATGGTGGGCACCGAGCTGGAGTTCATGGTCTTCCTGGACACCTACGAGCAGGCCTGGAACTCCGACTATCGCGGTCTGACCCCCGCCAACCAGTACAACACCGACTACTCCATCCTCGGGACCGGCCGCGTCGAACCCCTGCTGCGCCGCATCCGCAACGAGATGCAGGCCGCCGGTCTGGTCGTCGAGTCGGCGAAGGGCGAGTGCAACCTCGGCCAGCACGAGATCGTCTTCCGCTACGACGAGGCGCTGACCACCTGTGACCAGCACTCCGTCTACAAGACGGGAGCCAAGGAGATCGCCGCCCAGGAGGGCGTCTCGCTCACCTTCATGGCCAAGTACGACGAGCGCGAGGGCAACTCCTGTCACATCCACCTCTCGCTCAACGACGCCGACGGACGCAGCGCGATGGCCGCCGAGGGCCCGGACGCGCACGACCACAGCGGTATGTCACCCGTGATGCGCCACTTCCTGGCCGGCCAGCTCGCCGCGCTGCGCGACTTCTCCCTTCTCTACGCCCCCAACATCAACTCCTACAAGCGTTTCCGACCGGGATCCTTCGCGCCGACCGCCGTCGCCTGGGGCGTGGACAACCGGACCTGCGCGCTCCGAGTGGTCGGCCACGGCCCCTCCATGCGCTTCGAGAACCGGCTGCCCGGCGGCGACGTCAATCCGTACCTCGCCGTCGCCGGCCTGGTCGCCGCCGGGATCTACGGCATCGAGAACCGGCTGGAGCTGCCCGAGGCCTGCGCGGGCAACGCCTACACCGCCGACTTCGCGCACGTTCCCACCACCTTGCGCGAGGCCGCCGAGCTCTGGGAGAACAGCGAGATCGCCAAGGCCGCCTTCGGCCCCGAGGTCGTCGCCCACTACCGGAACATGGCCCGCGTCGAACTGGACGCGTACGACTCCGCCGTGACCGACTGGGAACTGCGCCGGTCCTTCGAACGCCTCTAG
- a CDS encoding FadR/GntR family transcriptional regulator, which translates to MTDTASEGDAVARLNPVLRQVRAGNGFEEALEQILQVVRLGLVPGGERLPPERELAERMGISRVTLREVLKVLQDQGLVEARRGRYGGTFVLHRPDTPAGGTEEELRRRVAGVDIEDVLRFREVLEVGAAGLCASQGLSERDTDRLLGALTATHDAPLPDYRRQDTLFHLTLCELAGSATLTAQYAAVRATVNDLLDCIPLLVRNLEHSQQQHSTLVEAVLDRDPRAAREVMREHCCGTAALLRGFLT; encoded by the coding sequence ATGACCGATACGGCGAGCGAAGGCGACGCGGTCGCCCGGCTCAATCCCGTACTGCGACAGGTGCGGGCGGGCAACGGTTTCGAGGAGGCGCTGGAGCAGATCCTCCAGGTGGTCCGACTCGGACTGGTACCGGGCGGGGAACGGCTGCCGCCGGAACGCGAGTTGGCCGAGCGGATGGGAATCAGCCGGGTGACGCTCCGCGAGGTGCTGAAGGTGCTCCAGGACCAGGGCCTGGTGGAGGCCCGGCGCGGGCGGTACGGCGGAACGTTTGTGCTGCACCGCCCCGACACGCCGGCCGGGGGCACCGAGGAGGAGCTGCGGCGCCGGGTCGCGGGCGTGGACATCGAGGACGTCCTGCGCTTCCGCGAGGTCCTGGAGGTGGGGGCGGCCGGCCTGTGCGCCTCCCAGGGGCTGTCGGAGCGGGACACCGACCGGCTGCTCGGCGCGCTGACCGCCACCCACGACGCCCCGCTGCCCGACTACCGCCGCCAGGACACCCTCTTCCACCTCACCCTGTGCGAACTCGCCGGATCCGCCACCCTGACGGCCCAGTACGCGGCCGTCCGGGCCACCGTGAACGACCTGCTGGACTGCATCCCGCTGCTCGTGCGCAACCTGGAGCACTCGCAGCAGCAGCACAGCACGCTGGTGGAGGCGGTGCTGGACCGGGACCCGCGCGCGGCGCGCGAGGTGATGCGGGAGCACTGCTGCGGCACGGCGGCGCTGCTGCGGGGGTTCCTGACCTGA
- the eat gene encoding ethanolamine permease: MADDTGARLAAVPEPTQSPENGTDGYLERRTLRRGSAGWLLLTGLGVAYVVSGDFSGWNIGLAQGGFGGLAIATVLMGAMYACLVYSLAELSAILPTAGGGYGFARRALGTWGGFLTGTAILIEYILAPAAIAIFIGDYVESLNLFGLTSGWPVYLACFVVFIGIHLWGVGEALSFSLVVTAIAVIALVVFAVGAFTQFDPANLDNIAVDTTAAGASSWLPLGILGIWAAFPFGMWFFLGVEGVPLAAEEAKDPVRSVPRALSISMGILVLLALVTFLASTGARGADAIKDAGNPLVVALEGDPGLSWLKTFVNYAGLAGLVASFFSLIYAGSRQLFALSRAGYLPRFLSLTSKRKAPYLGLLIPGAIGFALAAATGNGPRMLNMAVFGATISYALMALSHIVLRRREPGLERPYRTPGGIATSTVAFVLALSALVATFLVDKDAAFIALAVYAVALAYFAFYSRHHLVASAPEEEFAALAEAEAELSRD; the protein is encoded by the coding sequence ATGGCCGACGACACCGGCGCACGGCTGGCAGCCGTGCCCGAACCCACTCAGTCTCCCGAGAACGGCACCGACGGCTACCTGGAGCGCCGCACCCTGCGCCGCGGCAGCGCCGGCTGGCTGCTGCTGACCGGTCTCGGCGTCGCGTACGTGGTCTCCGGCGATTTCTCCGGCTGGAACATCGGCCTCGCCCAGGGCGGTTTCGGCGGCCTCGCCATCGCCACCGTCCTGATGGGCGCGATGTACGCGTGCCTGGTCTACTCCCTCGCCGAGCTGTCGGCGATCCTGCCCACCGCGGGCGGCGGTTACGGCTTCGCCCGCCGGGCCCTCGGCACCTGGGGCGGCTTCCTCACCGGCACCGCGATCCTCATCGAGTACATCCTCGCCCCGGCCGCCATCGCCATCTTCATCGGCGACTACGTGGAGTCCCTCAACCTCTTCGGCCTCACCTCGGGCTGGCCGGTCTACCTCGCCTGCTTCGTGGTCTTCATAGGCATCCACCTGTGGGGCGTGGGCGAGGCCCTGAGCTTCTCCCTCGTCGTCACCGCCATCGCCGTGATCGCGCTGGTCGTCTTCGCCGTCGGCGCCTTCACCCAGTTCGACCCCGCCAACCTCGACAACATCGCCGTCGACACCACCGCCGCCGGAGCGAGCTCCTGGCTGCCGCTGGGCATCCTCGGCATCTGGGCCGCCTTCCCCTTCGGCATGTGGTTCTTCCTCGGGGTCGAGGGCGTGCCGCTGGCCGCCGAGGAGGCCAAGGACCCGGTCCGCTCGGTACCGCGCGCCCTGTCGATCTCCATGGGCATCCTGGTCCTGCTCGCCCTGGTCACCTTCCTCGCCTCCACCGGTGCGCGCGGAGCCGACGCCATCAAGGACGCGGGCAACCCGCTCGTCGTCGCCCTGGAGGGCGACCCCGGCCTCTCCTGGCTGAAGACCTTCGTCAACTACGCCGGCCTGGCCGGGCTGGTGGCCTCCTTCTTCTCCCTCATCTACGCCGGCTCCCGCCAGCTGTTCGCCCTCTCCCGGGCGGGCTACCTCCCGCGCTTCCTGTCCCTGACCTCGAAGCGCAAGGCCCCGTACCTGGGCCTGCTCATCCCCGGCGCCATCGGCTTCGCACTGGCCGCCGCCACCGGCAACGGCCCGCGCATGCTGAACATGGCGGTGTTCGGGGCGACCATCTCCTACGCGCTGATGGCCCTCTCCCACATCGTCCTGCGGCGCCGCGAGCCCGGCCTGGAACGCCCGTACCGCACCCCGGGCGGCATCGCGACCTCCACCGTGGCCTTCGTCCTCGCGCTCTCGGCCCTGGTCGCCACCTTCCTGGTGGACAAGGACGCGGCCTTCATCGCGCTGGCCGTGTACGCCGTCGCCCTCGCCTACTTCGCGTTCTACAGTCGGCACCACCTGGTCGCGTCGGCGCCGGAAGAGGAGTTCGCGGCGCTGGCGGAAGCCGAGGCCGAGCTCTCCCGCGACTGA
- a CDS encoding gamma-glutamyl-gamma-aminobutyrate hydrolase family protein, with protein MPRPLIGITTYVEQSTRYGVWDVPTALVPSGYYRLVQASGGTAVLLPPDDPEAAAEVLRRVDGLVVAGGPDMDPVQYGAPRDPRTGPAATVRDAWELSLIRAALASGMPLLGVCRGMQALNVVLGGTLIQHIDGHVAGPGEISWHPVRPVPGTLYAALVPEEAEVPTYHHQAVDHLGRGLIASSHATDGTVESIELPAPAPWTLGVQWHPELDKDTRIMSALIAAASTRTHP; from the coding sequence GTGCCCAGGCCGCTCATCGGCATCACCACCTACGTCGAGCAGTCCACCCGCTACGGGGTGTGGGACGTCCCGACGGCCCTCGTCCCCAGCGGGTACTACCGGCTCGTCCAGGCCTCGGGCGGCACCGCCGTCCTGCTGCCGCCGGACGACCCGGAGGCGGCGGCGGAGGTGCTCCGCCGGGTGGACGGCCTGGTGGTGGCGGGCGGCCCGGACATGGACCCGGTCCAGTACGGAGCTCCGCGCGATCCCCGTACCGGACCGGCGGCGACCGTGCGCGACGCGTGGGAACTCTCCCTGATCCGGGCGGCCCTGGCCTCGGGCATGCCCCTGCTCGGCGTCTGCCGTGGCATGCAGGCGCTGAACGTGGTCCTCGGCGGCACCCTGATCCAGCACATCGACGGCCACGTGGCGGGCCCGGGCGAGATCTCCTGGCACCCGGTCCGCCCGGTCCCCGGCACGCTGTACGCGGCGCTGGTCCCGGAGGAAGCGGAGGTCCCGACCTACCACCACCAGGCCGTGGACCACCTGGGCCGGGGCCTGATCGCCTCCTCCCACGCCACCGACGGCACGGTGGAGTCCATCGAACTCCCCGCCCCCGCCCCCTGGACCCTGGGCGTCCAATGGCACCCGGAACTGGACAAGGACACCCGAATCATGTCAGCCCTGATCGCAGCAGCCTCCACCCGAACCCACCCCTGA
- a CDS encoding LysR family transcriptional regulator codes for MGNGYGHEEWVEGQVPLAHRVPDLGAMELLLAVARVGSLSAAARRLGITQPAASSRIRAMETRLGVALVDRSPRGSTLTPEGALVTDWARRVVEAAEAFDAGAQALRGRRDSRLRVAASMTIAEYLLPGWLIALRGQRPDTAVSLHAGNSAVVAERVLAHEADLGFVEGLSVPEGLDSVVIAQDRLVVAVAPGHPWARRTRGVEPAELAATPLILRERGSGTRQVLDAALAGCGGLAEPLLELASTTAVKAAAVSGAGPCVLSELAVGDELAGRRLVCVPVLGAGLERELRAVWPAGARPAGPARDLLSLTRR; via the coding sequence ATGGGTAATGGGTACGGTCATGAGGAGTGGGTCGAGGGGCAGGTTCCCCTGGCGCACCGGGTCCCCGACCTGGGGGCCATGGAACTGCTGCTCGCGGTCGCGCGCGTGGGCAGTCTGAGCGCCGCCGCACGGCGGCTCGGGATCACCCAGCCCGCCGCCAGCAGCCGCATCCGGGCGATGGAGACCCGGCTCGGGGTCGCGCTCGTGGACCGCTCCCCCCGCGGGTCGACGCTGACCCCGGAGGGTGCGCTGGTCACCGACTGGGCCCGGCGGGTCGTGGAGGCGGCCGAGGCCTTCGACGCGGGCGCGCAGGCGCTGCGGGGCCGCCGCGACTCCCGGCTGCGGGTCGCCGCCAGCATGACCATCGCGGAGTACCTGCTCCCCGGCTGGCTGATCGCCCTGCGCGGGCAGCGGCCGGACACGGCGGTGTCCCTGCACGCGGGGAACTCGGCGGTGGTGGCGGAGCGGGTACTGGCGCACGAGGCGGACCTCGGCTTCGTGGAGGGGCTGAGCGTGCCGGAGGGACTGGACTCGGTGGTCATCGCGCAGGACCGCCTCGTGGTGGCGGTGGCCCCCGGGCACCCCTGGGCCCGGCGCACGCGCGGGGTGGAGCCGGCGGAGCTGGCCGCGACCCCGCTGATCCTGCGGGAGCGGGGCTCGGGGACCCGGCAGGTCCTGGACGCGGCGCTGGCCGGGTGCGGGGGGCTGGCGGAGCCGCTGCTGGAACTGGCCTCCACCACCGCGGTGAAGGCGGCGGCGGTGAGCGGGGCCGGGCCGTGCGTGCTGTCGGAACTGGCGGTCGGGGACGAGCTCGCGGGGCGGCGGCTGGTGTGCGTGCCGGTGCTCGGGGCGGGGCTGGAGCGGGAGCTCCGCGCGGTGTGGCCCGCGGGGGCGCGGCCTGCGGGGCCCGCGCGGGATCTGCTCTCGCTGACGCGGCGCTGA
- a CDS encoding TDT family transporter has protein sequence MATTLVRPAPTTPGTPAAAAAAHKAPSLRHLGPNWYASVMGTAIIANAGATLPYQLPGQRVVCQIFWVLAATALTVLLTARAGHWLHHRDQARAHLLDPAVAPFYGCLSMALLAVGGGTLIVGKDLIGVPAAVAVDTVLFTAGTAIGLLAAVAVPYLMVVRHKVEAHQATPVWLLPVVAPMVSAALGPLLIPHLPAGQAREAMLLGCYAMFGLSLLATLLLLPLIFGRLIVSGPLPLVLTPTLFLVLGPLGQSTTAVNSLADMAPQSMAGPYAGAFSAFAVVYGVPVMGFALLWLALAAAMLLRAARDGMGFAMTWWALTFPVGTCVTGAAGLARHTGLTAFSWLAAALFAALLTAWLLAAANTLRGLRSGRLLAAPR, from the coding sequence ATGGCCACCACCCTCGTACGCCCCGCTCCCACCACCCCCGGGACCCCCGCAGCCGCAGCCGCAGCCCACAAGGCTCCCTCCCTGCGGCACCTCGGCCCCAACTGGTACGCCTCCGTCATGGGCACGGCGATCATCGCCAACGCCGGCGCGACCCTCCCGTACCAGCTCCCCGGCCAGCGCGTGGTCTGCCAGATCTTCTGGGTGCTGGCCGCCACCGCTCTCACGGTCCTGCTGACCGCACGGGCCGGCCACTGGCTCCACCACCGCGACCAGGCCCGCGCCCACCTCCTGGACCCCGCCGTGGCCCCCTTCTACGGCTGTCTCTCGATGGCCCTGCTGGCCGTCGGCGGCGGCACGCTCATCGTCGGCAAGGACCTCATCGGCGTCCCCGCCGCCGTGGCCGTGGACACCGTCCTGTTCACCGCCGGCACCGCGATAGGCCTCCTCGCGGCCGTCGCCGTCCCCTACCTGATGGTGGTCCGCCACAAGGTGGAGGCCCACCAGGCCACCCCCGTCTGGCTGCTCCCCGTGGTCGCCCCCATGGTCTCCGCCGCGCTGGGCCCCCTGCTCATCCCCCACCTGCCCGCCGGCCAGGCCCGCGAGGCCATGCTGCTCGGCTGCTACGCGATGTTCGGCCTCAGCCTGCTCGCCACCCTGCTGCTGCTCCCCCTGATCTTCGGCCGGCTGATCGTCAGCGGCCCCCTCCCCCTGGTCCTCACCCCGACCCTGTTCCTGGTCCTGGGACCCCTGGGCCAGTCGACCACCGCGGTGAACTCCCTCGCGGACATGGCACCCCAGTCGATGGCCGGCCCCTACGCGGGCGCCTTCTCCGCCTTCGCGGTCGTCTACGGGGTCCCCGTGATGGGATTCGCCCTGCTGTGGCTGGCGCTGGCCGCGGCGATGCTGCTGCGGGCCGCCCGGGACGGCATGGGGTTCGCCATGACCTGGTGGGCGCTGACCTTCCCCGTCGGCACCTGCGTCACCGGCGCCGCCGGGCTGGCCCGGCACACCGGCCTCACCGCCTTCTCCTGGCTGGCCGCCGCCCTCTTCGCGGCCCTACTGACCGCCTGGCTCCTGGCCGCCGCGAACACCCTGCGCGGCCTGCGCTCCGGCCGCCTGCTGGCCGCACCCCGCTAG
- a CDS encoding helical backbone metal receptor, which translates to MRVVSLVPSLTEAVAVSAPGALVGVTDWCTHPADLGGAARIGGTKNPDVRAIAELRPDLVLANEEENRAPDLAALRAAGLEVLVTEVRDLPQAFRELDRVLVGAMGLERPRWLADAEAAWARVEPAGEPRTAFVPVWRRPWMVLGRDTFAGDLLARLGVRNAYAGHAERYPRIPAAELAAAGCELVVFPDEPYRFTAGDGPEAFPGIPAAFVDGRHLTWYGPSLAEAPETLAAALRASL; encoded by the coding sequence ATGAGGGTCGTTTCGCTGGTGCCGTCCCTGACCGAGGCGGTGGCCGTGAGCGCGCCCGGGGCGCTGGTGGGGGTGACCGACTGGTGCACGCACCCCGCCGACCTGGGGGGTGCGGCGCGCATCGGGGGGACGAAGAACCCCGACGTACGGGCGATCGCGGAGCTGCGCCCGGATCTGGTCCTCGCCAACGAGGAGGAGAACCGGGCTCCCGACCTGGCGGCGCTGCGGGCGGCCGGGCTGGAGGTGCTGGTCACCGAGGTACGGGACCTGCCGCAGGCGTTCCGCGAACTGGACCGGGTGCTGGTGGGGGCCATGGGACTGGAGCGGCCCCGGTGGCTCGCGGACGCGGAGGCTGCGTGGGCGCGGGTGGAGCCCGCCGGGGAGCCGCGGACGGCCTTCGTGCCGGTCTGGCGCCGGCCCTGGATGGTGCTGGGCCGTGACACCTTCGCGGGAGACCTGCTGGCCCGCCTCGGCGTGCGCAACGCCTACGCCGGGCATGCGGAGCGGTACCCGAGGATCCCGGCGGCCGAGCTCGCCGCCGCCGGCTGCGAGCTCGTGGTGTTCCCCGACGAGCCGTACCGCTTCACCGCCGGGGACGGGCCCGAGGCCTTCCCCGGTATCCCGGCCGCGTTCGTCGACGGCCGTCACCTGACCTGGTACGGGCCCTCGCTCGCCGAGGCCCCGGAGACCTTGGCCGCGGCCCTGCGGGCCTCGCTCTAG
- a CDS encoding helix-turn-helix domain-containing protein, whose product MDDRDGTDGKNGRGATTGADDKERDRDKDSKEPLRVGVAVRKRRRALHLTLAAVSARSGLSVPFLSQIENERARPSMRSLERVADALETTAVDLLAASDTARTVDLVRAGDDSALTPVPGVRPLVRGHHQLHALEFTGDQDAGREYQHRNDELMYVVSGACQVEAEGRAYRLENGDALFLSGGVRHRWRAVTEDTRILIVAVGEHIHATSEPPSPGH is encoded by the coding sequence ATGGACGACAGGGACGGCACCGACGGGAAGAACGGACGCGGAGCGACGACCGGCGCGGACGACAAGGAGCGGGACCGGGACAAGGATTCCAAGGAACCGCTCAGGGTGGGCGTGGCCGTGCGCAAGAGACGCCGGGCCCTGCACCTCACCCTCGCCGCCGTGTCCGCGCGCAGCGGACTGTCGGTTCCCTTCCTGAGCCAGATAGAGAACGAGCGGGCCCGGCCCAGCATGCGGTCCCTCGAGCGGGTCGCCGACGCGCTGGAGACCACGGCCGTCGATCTGCTGGCCGCCTCCGACACCGCGCGCACCGTGGACCTCGTACGGGCCGGCGACGATTCCGCGCTGACCCCCGTCCCGGGCGTACGGCCCCTCGTGCGCGGGCACCACCAGCTGCACGCGCTGGAGTTCACCGGGGACCAGGACGCGGGCCGCGAGTACCAGCACCGCAACGACGAGCTGATGTACGTGGTCTCGGGCGCCTGCCAGGTGGAGGCCGAGGGGCGGGCGTACCGGCTGGAGAACGGCGACGCGCTGTTCCTGTCCGGCGGGGTGCGCCACCGCTGGCGGGCCGTCACCGAGGACACCCGGATCCTGATCGTCGCGGTCGGCGAACACATCCACGCGACCTCCGAACCGCCCTCCCCGGGACACTGA
- a CDS encoding 5'-3' exonuclease has protein sequence MLLDTASLYYRAYFGVPDSVKAPDGTPVNAVRGLLDFIGRLVQDHRPDDLVACMDADWRPHWRVELIPSYKAHRVAQETESGPDVEETPDTLAPQVPIIEAALDAFGIARVGVAGYEADDVIGTLTGRATGPVDIVTGDRDLYQLVDDAKQRRVLYPLKGVGTLQVTDEAWLREKYGVDGPGYADLALLRGDPSDGLPGVPGIGEKTAAKLLDAYGDLAGIIAAIEDPKSKLTPTQRKRLDESRPYLAVAPKVVQVASDVPLPQFDPALPAVPARPDLVAALAHRWGLSGAVERLGSALRH, from the coding sequence ATGCTCCTGGACACCGCTTCCCTCTACTACCGCGCGTACTTCGGCGTGCCGGACTCCGTGAAGGCCCCCGACGGCACTCCGGTCAACGCCGTCCGCGGCCTGCTCGACTTCATCGGCCGCCTCGTGCAGGACCACCGGCCCGACGACCTGGTCGCCTGCATGGACGCCGACTGGCGGCCCCACTGGCGGGTGGAGCTGATCCCGTCGTACAAGGCCCACCGGGTCGCGCAGGAGACCGAGAGCGGCCCGGACGTCGAGGAGACCCCGGACACCCTGGCCCCGCAGGTCCCGATCATCGAGGCGGCCCTGGACGCCTTCGGCATCGCCCGGGTGGGGGTCGCCGGGTACGAGGCCGACGACGTGATCGGCACCCTGACCGGCCGCGCGACGGGCCCCGTGGACATCGTCACGGGCGACCGGGACCTGTACCAGCTGGTCGACGACGCCAAGCAGCGCCGCGTGCTGTACCCGCTGAAGGGCGTGGGCACCCTCCAGGTCACCGACGAGGCGTGGCTCCGCGAGAAGTACGGGGTCGACGGCCCCGGCTACGCCGATCTGGCGCTGCTGCGCGGGGACCCGAGCGACGGCCTGCCGGGCGTCCCCGGAATCGGCGAGAAGACGGCGGCGAAGCTGCTGGACGCCTACGGGGACCTGGCCGGAATCATCGCCGCCATCGAGGACCCGAAGTCGAAGCTGACACCCACCCAGCGCAAGCGGCTGGACGAATCGAGGCCCTATCTGGCGGTCGCCCCGAAGGTGGTCCAGGTCGCCTCGGACGTTCCGCTTCCGCAGTTCGACCCGGCGCTCCCCGCCGTTCCCGCCCGGCCGGATCTGGTGGCCGCGCTCGCGCACCGGTGGGGCCTGAGTGGTGCCGTTGAACGTCTGGGCAGCGCACTCCGCCACTGA
- a CDS encoding siderophore-interacting protein, whose protein sequence is MAEGRARKVGTAVVVRTERLSPHMVRIVLGGAGLAGFSAGRYTDHYVKLLFAPAGVTYTTPWDLDRIRAAHPREEWPRQRAYTVRAWDPVRLELTLDFVVHGDEGLAGPWAARVQPGELVRFLGPGGAYAPDPVAGWHLLVGDESALPAIGAAMERMPAGARVHALVEVRGPEDEQRIATPDGVVPVWIHRGSRPIGEALTAAVEALAFPSSDVHAFVHGEAGFVRSLRHHLRIERGIPRERLSISGYWRLGQTDEGWRAIKRDWNAEVEAEQERTLAGATS, encoded by the coding sequence GTGGCAGAAGGACGCGCCCGCAAGGTCGGCACCGCAGTGGTCGTGCGGACCGAGCGGTTGAGTCCGCACATGGTGCGGATCGTGCTGGGCGGTGCGGGGCTGGCCGGATTCAGTGCGGGCAGGTACACGGACCACTACGTGAAACTGCTCTTCGCACCGGCCGGCGTCACCTACACCACCCCCTGGGACCTGGACCGGATCCGGGCGGCCCACCCCCGCGAGGAATGGCCGCGCCAGCGCGCGTACACCGTGCGCGCCTGGGACCCGGTCCGCCTGGAGCTGACCCTCGACTTCGTGGTCCACGGCGACGAGGGACTGGCCGGCCCCTGGGCGGCCCGCGTCCAGCCGGGTGAGCTCGTACGCTTCCTCGGTCCGGGCGGGGCCTACGCCCCGGACCCGGTCGCCGGCTGGCACCTCCTGGTCGGCGACGAGAGCGCCCTGCCGGCGATCGGCGCGGCGATGGAGCGGATGCCCGCCGGGGCGCGGGTCCACGCCCTCGTGGAGGTCCGGGGCCCGGAGGACGAGCAGCGGATCGCCACCCCCGACGGCGTCGTCCCGGTCTGGATCCACCGCGGCTCCCGCCCGATCGGGGAGGCGCTGACCGCGGCCGTCGAGGCCCTGGCCTTCCCCTCCTCCGACGTGCACGCGTTCGTGCACGGCGAGGCCGGCTTCGTCAGATCCCTCCGCCACCACCTGCGCATCGAACGCGGCATCCCGCGCGAGCGCCTGTCCATCTCGGGCTACTGGCGCCTGGGCCAGACCGACGAGGGCTGGCGCGCGATCAAGCGGGACTGGAACGCGGAAGTCGAAGCCGAGCAGGAACGCACCCTGGCCGGCGCCACTTCCTGA